Proteins encoded in a region of the Polynucleobacter antarcticus genome:
- a CDS encoding glutathione peroxidase → MLPNIELHRLNGTKEQSIDYANKVLLVVNVASQCGFTPQYKELQALYDEFHDQGLEILAFPCNQFGGQEPGTSEQIEQFCTTNYGVTFPIFQKTDVNGSNAHPLFQYLKTAAPGLLGTEAIKWNFTKFLIGRNGQALKRYASASTPASIRADIKAQL, encoded by the coding sequence ATGCTTCCCAATATCGAACTACATCGCCTTAATGGTACAAAAGAACAGAGTATCGATTACGCAAACAAGGTATTACTAGTAGTCAATGTAGCCAGTCAATGTGGTTTTACTCCTCAGTACAAGGAGCTCCAGGCTCTTTATGATGAGTTCCACGACCAAGGGTTAGAAATTTTGGCGTTTCCCTGCAATCAATTTGGCGGGCAAGAGCCAGGCACATCTGAGCAGATCGAACAGTTTTGCACCACGAATTATGGTGTGACTTTTCCCATATTTCAAAAAACGGATGTCAATGGCTCTAATGCCCATCCCCTTTTTCAATATCTCAAGACCGCTGCCCCTGGGCTACTTGGCACAGAAGCCATTAAATGGAATTTTACAAAGTTCCTCATAGGCCGAAATGGACAAGCTCTGAAGCGATATGCTTCGGCCAGCACACCTGCAAGTATTAGAGCTGATATCAAAGCGCAACTCTGA
- a CDS encoding HD domain-containing phosphohydrolase — MLQNAHQPWQILIVDDETGLHDVTRLVLRRMQYAGQPVELISAYSAKEAEEIIKVTPNIAVAIVDVVMENDRAGLDLVKIIRDQYSMNKIRIILRTGNPGMAPEREVIQHFEIDDYRDKTELTADRLFTAVYTALRSFNTLRIIDETSHGLEQIIRSADSLLQSENKNTALLTALLKNLQEVHVISESPLLFGDYLGIHYASTEPMIAIANGIYADLAGNTLDHIGDEDLRELLHSHLSSRAIYIGEKGILLGITLPNQQYLALWIASKGMLRAHVTYLIQILLERFNSNLMQNHLHNEILEAQRTALSKLCEAVEMRSKETGQHIYRMAAYSKLLAKLYGLPEDQVNLIEAAAPLHDIGKVAIPDSVLNKAGPLTPDEMNTMRTHAQNGYDLLAHSSSKMLQTGAEVALTHHERWDGEGYPRGLKGTEIPLFGRIVNVADVFDALMSRRIYKEPFPLDKTIQIMTDLSDKAFDPKLIDLLVVNKNQFRAIFEQNPDQND, encoded by the coding sequence ATGTTACAGAATGCCCATCAGCCTTGGCAGATTCTCATTGTAGATGATGAAACTGGCCTTCATGATGTTACGCGCTTGGTACTGCGTAGAATGCAATATGCCGGACAACCTGTAGAGCTGATTAGCGCTTACTCCGCTAAAGAGGCCGAAGAAATCATTAAAGTAACTCCCAATATCGCCGTCGCCATTGTTGATGTTGTTATGGAAAATGACCGAGCAGGCTTAGATCTTGTAAAAATAATTCGCGATCAATACAGCATGAATAAGATCAGGATTATTTTGCGCACTGGCAATCCTGGCATGGCTCCTGAACGCGAAGTCATACAGCATTTTGAAATCGACGACTACCGTGATAAAACCGAACTTACAGCTGACCGTTTATTTACCGCCGTATACACAGCACTACGCTCATTTAACACTCTCAGAATAATCGATGAAACATCCCACGGCCTTGAGCAAATTATTCGATCAGCCGACTCCTTGCTTCAGAGCGAAAACAAAAACACAGCCCTGCTTACAGCTTTATTAAAAAATCTACAAGAAGTGCATGTGATTTCCGAGAGCCCTTTGCTTTTCGGTGATTACTTAGGGATTCATTACGCATCCACCGAGCCCATGATCGCCATAGCAAATGGCATCTATGCTGATTTAGCGGGCAATACACTTGACCATATTGGAGATGAAGACTTGCGGGAACTGCTTCATAGCCATCTCAGTTCTAGAGCGATTTATATTGGAGAAAAGGGGATTTTACTGGGCATCACCTTGCCCAATCAACAATACCTTGCATTATGGATTGCCAGCAAAGGGATGCTTCGGGCTCACGTTACCTATTTGATACAAATTCTCCTGGAACGCTTTAATTCCAATTTAATGCAAAATCATTTACACAATGAGATTCTGGAAGCTCAACGTACAGCGCTTAGTAAATTATGTGAAGCAGTTGAGATGCGTTCCAAAGAAACGGGTCAGCATATTTACCGTATGGCGGCGTACTCTAAGCTTTTAGCAAAGCTTTATGGTCTACCGGAGGATCAAGTCAATTTAATTGAGGCTGCTGCCCCACTGCACGATATTGGTAAAGTAGCAATTCCAGACTCTGTTCTGAATAAGGCGGGACCCCTAACTCCCGATGAAATGAATACCATGCGAACCCATGCGCAAAATGGATACGATTTGCTTGCACATTCATCTAGCAAAATGCTTCAGACCGGAGCAGAAGTGGCTCTTACCCATCATGAACGATGGGATGGTGAGGGTTACCCAAGGGGTCTAAAGGGCACTGAAATTCCACTATTTGGCAGAATTGTCAATGTGGCCGATGTATTTGATGCGCTGATGTCAAGGCGGATCTATAAAGAGCCTTTTCCCCTAGATAAAACCATTCAAATCATGACCGACTTATCGGATAAGGCCTTTGACCCTAAATTAATTGACCTTTTAGTTGTAAACAAGAACCAGTTCAGAGCAATATTTGAACAAAACCCTGATCAAAACGACTGA
- a CDS encoding class I SAM-dependent methyltransferase has protein sequence MNTHELSQATHDTIEHYNKNAEDYREGTRTHDVSQNINALLSYIEGNTPFTLLDFGCGPGRDLKTLAGLGHIAVGLEGAAQVAEMARIDTGCEVWHQNFLNLELPNAFFDGVYANASLFHIPSQKLTQVLQEINQTLKPRGVLFASNPHGHNEESIGSGRYGAYYDIETWRTLVIAAGFVELTHYYRPAHLPRNQQPWLASVWRKNT, from the coding sequence ATGAATACACACGAGCTCAGCCAAGCTACCCATGACACGATCGAGCATTACAACAAAAATGCCGAAGACTACCGTGAAGGCACGCGCACCCACGATGTTAGTCAAAACATTAATGCGCTCCTGTCATACATTGAAGGTAATACGCCATTTACCCTGCTAGATTTTGGCTGTGGCCCAGGGCGTGATCTCAAAACGCTAGCGGGACTTGGTCATATTGCAGTGGGCCTAGAAGGTGCTGCACAAGTCGCAGAAATGGCACGCATAGATACTGGGTGCGAAGTCTGGCACCAGAATTTTCTGAACCTAGAACTACCGAATGCATTTTTTGATGGTGTTTATGCAAACGCTTCTTTGTTTCATATTCCCAGTCAAAAGCTCACGCAGGTGCTGCAAGAAATCAATCAGACACTGAAACCACGTGGAGTGCTGTTTGCATCTAATCCCCATGGACATAATGAGGAAAGTATAGGCAGCGGACGATATGGGGCATATTACGATATTGAAACATGGCGCACCCTTGTCATCGCTGCGGGATTTGTAGAGCTAACCCACTACTACCGCCCTGCTCATCTGCCACGCAATCAGCAGCCCTGGCTAGCTAGTGTTTGGAGAAAAAATACTTAA
- a CDS encoding IS3 family transposase (programmed frameshift), whose amino-acid sequence MKTSRFTDSQIMAILKQAESGVPAPELCREHNISVASFYKWRSKYGGMDASMMSRVKELELENARLKKMYAEVQLQADVLKEGFAKKVTRPSRRREMASQEVKRGRMSIRLACDTFVISQTCYRYSPKLSSDNALIADWLIRLTHNQRNWGFGLCFLFLRNVKGFTWNHKRVYRITTKGSPFRDKELELNLRIKPHKRLVREKPLPLAVPQGINDTWSIDFMHDQLHDGRTIRLFNVIDDFNREALAIDIDFSMPAVRVIRSLDQIIEWRGKPLKIRCDNGPELVGNILTAWAAKHQIEMSYIQPGKPQQNAYIERYNRTVRYDWLNQYLFESIDEVQDFATKWMWTYNHERPNMGLGGITPKQKLALAVPASTFSLG is encoded by the exons ATGAAGACCTCCCGATTTACCGATAGCCAAATCATGGCCATTCTCAAGCAAGCCGAATCTGGCGTGCCAGCCCCAGAACTGTGCCGTGAGCACAATATTAGCGTTGCTAGCTTCTATAAATGGCGCTCTAAATACGGCGGCATGGATGCTTCTATGATGTCCCGCGTAAAGGAGTTAGAGCTTGAAAATGCCCGCCTAAAGAAGATGTACGCCGAAGTCCAACTCCAGGCAGATGTCTTAAAGGAAG GTTTTGCAAAAAAAGTAACTCGGCCATCTCGCCGCCGTGAGATGGCCAGCCAAGAAGTAAAAAGGGGTCGTATGAGCATCCGCTTAGCGTGCGATACCTTTGTCATTAGCCAGACCTGCTATCGCTATAGCCCTAAGCTGTCTTCTGACAATGCCCTTATTGCCGATTGGCTGATCCGTCTTACTCACAATCAACGCAACTGGGGCTTTGGTCTTTGCTTCTTATTTTTGCGTAACGTGAAGGGATTTACCTGGAACCACAAGCGGGTTTACCGGATTACGACCAAGGGAAGTCCCTTTAGGGATAAGGAACTAGAGCTTAATCTACGGATTAAACCCCATAAACGCTTAGTTCGGGAAAAGCCTTTACCCTTAGCTGTACCTCAAGGCATTAATGACACTTGGTCGATTGATTTTATGCATGACCAACTTCATGATGGCAGAACCATCCGCCTTTTTAATGTGATCGATGACTTTAATCGAGAGGCCTTAGCCATTGATATTGATTTTTCTATGCCCGCAGTACGAGTGATCCGGTCACTCGATCAGATCATTGAATGGCGTGGCAAGCCCTTAAAAATACGCTGTGATAATGGCCCCGAACTCGTAGGAAATATCCTGACTGCATGGGCTGCTAAACACCAAATTGAGATGAGTTATATCCAACCAGGTAAGCCACAGCAAAATGCTTATATTGAACGCTATAACCGCACCGTGAGATATGACTGGCTTAATCAATACCTCTTTGAATCGATTGATGAAGTACAAGACTTTGCAACCAAATGGATGTGGACCTACAATCACGAAAGACCCAATATGGGTTTAGGAGGAATTACTCCTAAACAAAAACTAGCACTTGCAGTACCAGCCTCTACTTTTAGCTTAGGTTAA
- a CDS encoding phosphate/phosphite/phosphonate ABC transporter substrate-binding protein, whose amino-acid sequence MHKFIYPLALFFYSLSAVGQVANTEIVIGVVPNVSARIINTNYQPMAEYFEKNLKQKVAITTGRNFPNFYQRALANEFQIMVTAPNLARVSQSDGNWEAIAVLEPGIPGLLVGLSGQQNNIELLKGKKLAVANPQSLVALAGINWLSSQGLNSGRDYEILRIANDDSLGISLKTGDAAFAIMSQGEFNAKDAELKKILSPINTFIMLPGFFVMVNANLALNEKQKIKALIMDFPKSEEAKKFFSLTGFNGLKPPTSEQLKFLDQFVAITRQGLSQTK is encoded by the coding sequence ATGCATAAGTTCATTTACCCTCTGGCGCTCTTTTTTTACTCTTTATCTGCAGTAGGGCAGGTAGCGAACACCGAGATCGTGATTGGAGTTGTCCCCAATGTAAGTGCACGAATTATTAATACCAACTACCAGCCAATGGCGGAGTACTTTGAAAAAAACCTTAAGCAAAAAGTTGCTATAACAACCGGCAGAAACTTTCCCAATTTTTATCAACGTGCGCTTGCCAATGAATTTCAAATCATGGTGACTGCCCCAAACTTAGCCAGGGTTTCACAATCGGATGGTAATTGGGAAGCGATTGCCGTGCTTGAGCCGGGTATTCCGGGTCTTTTAGTAGGATTATCAGGTCAGCAAAATAATATCGAGCTCTTAAAAGGGAAAAAACTTGCCGTAGCAAACCCCCAATCTCTTGTGGCCTTAGCAGGTATTAACTGGCTTAGCTCCCAGGGGCTCAATAGCGGTAGGGATTATGAGATTTTACGTATTGCGAATGATGATAGCCTCGGAATTAGTCTAAAAACAGGTGACGCTGCATTTGCAATAATGAGTCAAGGCGAATTTAACGCAAAAGATGCTGAGCTTAAAAAAATCTTAAGTCCGATAAACACCTTTATTATGTTGCCAGGATTTTTTGTTATGGTGAATGCCAACTTAGCCCTTAATGAAAAGCAAAAAATAAAAGCCTTAATCATGGATTTTCCAAAGTCTGAGGAAGCTAAGAAATTTTTCTCATTAACTGGATTTAATGGTCTTAAGCCGCCCACCAGCGAGCAACTGAAATTTCTCGATCAATTCGTAGCAATAACGCGCCAAGGCTTAAGCCAGACCAAATAA
- a CDS encoding HD domain-containing phosphohydrolase yields MPQINNTDASSQDHWLKKLLKSYRFSLYIGVIFMLLVLGIQVSTLLFSRTQVNKIVLDSANSIFGEFANTSRLELKLLEDPLEVAVQLLAPINDLAQASNFKKRMDYLGIFTSALSSSTEMASIYIGYSSGDFFLVRPIRGEQQQTHYQVPETTAFLIQSIEQGGKIKRWIAIDANLQILSERSPTDYIYDPRKRPWYQSAMETDTLIHTPPYIFSTTKTMGRTFAMRANGGNAVVGADLEMSELSQMLSQKVITPSAQLTIFNEEDGVIAFSDPKKLILKEGENKFTRSTLGQLSPSMAAVAANPDQFKDMQIVNIANEDWVIQTVKLQKSSGGDLLAIASPFNELMANANANERKLVAISILIILLSLPLIWWCARIIAGQLNNLSKQVLAVQRFDFKSEFVESSRVSEILELGQAIDQMKGTIQKFLEVSIALTSERNFNALIDRVLLEVCEAAGSDGGVIYLFDEDANQLRYVSQHWLDHGTLTSDIQPDLSFDDVSNLVIMAVKHSKEATLLRVDAPCPQGIGYIEERYGIASVEMLVIPLLGRSGSLVGVICACIAPGELSPSIERMAMVKAFSGAAAVSIDQQRLLESQKNLLTAFIGLVAGAIDAKSPYTGGHCQRVPEITEMLTRAAHDSDDAPFAEFELNNEEWEELRIASWLHDCGKVTTPEYVVDKATKLETIYDRIHEIRMRFEVLKRDAEITTLKTILAGGDTATLQEQLKNELKLIDEDFDFIAQCNIGGEFMSPEKVERLQKIAARTWLRTLDNRIGLSQEELRRIERDIAMPLPAQENLLADKLEHIIEREAKDHMAADNPWGFKLSVPEHLYNRGELHNLSIAKGTLTEEERYKVNDHIVQTIIMLSKLPFPGHLKNIVSLAGGHHEKMDGTGYPRRIKRDEMSIPARIMAIADIFEALTATDRPYKKGKTLSESIKIMGFMAKDGHIDLDLFKLFLQSKVYLTFAKKHLQAELIDEVDISQYL; encoded by the coding sequence ATGCCGCAAATAAATAATACGGATGCATCTTCTCAAGATCATTGGTTAAAAAAACTCTTAAAGAGCTATCGCTTTTCGCTTTACATTGGCGTGATCTTCATGCTACTAGTCCTCGGCATTCAAGTAAGCACGCTGCTTTTTAGTCGAACTCAAGTAAATAAAATAGTTCTTGACTCGGCAAATAGCATATTCGGAGAATTTGCTAACACCTCGCGATTGGAGCTTAAGTTATTGGAAGATCCACTAGAGGTTGCAGTTCAACTACTAGCACCTATAAATGACCTCGCCCAGGCAAGTAACTTTAAAAAACGTATGGATTACTTAGGCATTTTTACATCAGCGCTAAGTAGCTCTACCGAAATGGCTTCTATCTATATTGGATATAGCTCTGGAGATTTTTTCTTAGTCCGCCCCATTCGTGGTGAGCAACAACAAACGCATTATCAGGTTCCAGAAACAACGGCATTTCTCATTCAGAGTATTGAGCAAGGCGGCAAGATTAAGCGCTGGATTGCCATAGATGCGAATCTACAAATACTGAGTGAACGCTCTCCCACAGATTATATTTACGACCCCCGTAAGCGGCCCTGGTATCAGAGTGCGATGGAAACGGATACTTTGATTCATACGCCTCCCTATATTTTTTCTACAACAAAAACAATGGGTAGAACATTTGCAATGAGAGCAAATGGAGGTAACGCAGTTGTTGGAGCAGACCTTGAGATGTCTGAACTCTCCCAAATGTTGAGTCAGAAAGTTATTACCCCCTCTGCTCAACTCACAATTTTCAATGAGGAGGATGGAGTTATTGCATTTTCTGACCCTAAAAAACTCATATTAAAAGAGGGTGAGAATAAATTTACACGCTCAACATTAGGTCAGCTATCACCAAGTATGGCAGCGGTAGCGGCAAATCCTGATCAATTTAAGGATATGCAAATTGTTAATATTGCTAATGAAGACTGGGTCATTCAGACAGTTAAATTACAAAAATCTTCCGGCGGAGATTTGCTTGCGATAGCATCTCCTTTTAATGAGCTTATGGCAAATGCGAATGCTAATGAGCGTAAGTTAGTCGCAATATCCATCTTAATCATTCTCTTATCACTACCTTTAATTTGGTGGTGCGCAAGAATCATTGCAGGTCAGTTAAATAATTTATCGAAGCAGGTATTGGCCGTTCAAAGATTTGATTTCAAATCAGAGTTTGTTGAAAGTTCGCGAGTATCAGAAATTCTTGAATTGGGGCAAGCTATCGATCAAATGAAGGGAACAATTCAAAAATTTTTAGAAGTTTCTATTGCACTTACATCAGAAAGAAACTTCAATGCGCTTATCGATCGTGTTTTGCTTGAGGTTTGCGAGGCGGCAGGTAGCGATGGCGGCGTTATTTATCTTTTTGATGAAGATGCCAATCAGTTAAGGTATGTTTCTCAGCACTGGTTGGATCACGGTACGCTGACCTCAGATATCCAACCTGATTTATCTTTCGATGATGTATCTAATTTAGTAATCATGGCTGTAAAGCATTCAAAAGAGGCTACTTTGCTCCGAGTCGATGCTCCATGCCCGCAAGGTATTGGTTATATTGAAGAGCGCTACGGGATTGCATCTGTTGAGATGTTAGTTATTCCTCTACTAGGACGAAGCGGCTCTTTAGTTGGTGTTATTTGTGCCTGCATAGCTCCTGGCGAGCTGTCCCCTAGTATCGAACGCATGGCCATGGTTAAGGCATTTTCTGGTGCTGCTGCAGTTTCTATTGATCAGCAACGTTTACTAGAGTCCCAAAAGAATTTACTCACAGCATTTATTGGCCTAGTGGCTGGGGCGATTGATGCAAAGTCACCATATACGGGTGGCCACTGTCAAAGAGTGCCAGAAATCACAGAAATGTTGACTAGGGCAGCGCATGATTCAGATGATGCGCCGTTTGCAGAATTTGAATTAAATAATGAAGAGTGGGAAGAGTTACGTATTGCCTCATGGTTGCACGACTGTGGAAAGGTGACAACTCCAGAGTACGTAGTTGATAAAGCTACTAAATTAGAGACGATCTATGACCGTATTCATGAGATTCGTATGCGATTTGAGGTTTTGAAGCGGGATGCGGAAATTACTACTTTAAAAACTATTCTGGCAGGCGGTGATACTGCTACTCTTCAAGAGCAATTAAAAAATGAGTTGAAGCTCATTGATGAGGACTTTGATTTTATTGCCCAATGTAATATTGGCGGTGAGTTTATGTCGCCCGAAAAAGTGGAGCGTTTACAAAAAATAGCTGCTCGGACTTGGCTTCGCACTCTTGATAACCGCATTGGACTATCTCAGGAGGAGCTTCGTCGAATTGAGCGAGACATTGCAATGCCTTTGCCGGCTCAAGAGAACTTACTCGCGGATAAGCTGGAGCATATTATTGAGCGCGAAGCTAAAGATCATATGGCTGCTGATAATCCTTGGGGCTTTAAGCTTAGCGTACCAGAGCATTTATATAACCGAGGTGAATTACATAATCTATCAATAGCTAAGGGCACTCTTACAGAGGAAGAGCGTTATAAGGTCAATGATCACATCGTTCAAACCATCATCATGCTTTCTAAATTACCTTTCCCGGGACACCTGAAGAATATTGTTAGCTTAGCTGGAGGGCATCACGAAAAAATGGATGGTACAGGATATCCGAGGCGTATAAAGCGTGACGAGATGAGTATTCCAGCTCGCATCATGGCTATTGCCGATATATTTGAAGCGCTAACCGCAACGGATCGGCCCTATAAAAAAGGCAAAACCCTTTCTGAGTCCATCAAGATAATGGGATTTATGGCGAAAGATGGCCATATTGACCTAGATCTTTTTAAGCTGTTTCTTCAGTCTAAGGTCTATCTCACTTTTGCTAAAAAGCATCTTCAGGCAGAGTTAATAGACGAGGTGGATATTTCTCAGTATTTATGA
- a CDS encoding alpha/beta hydrolase: MKSNNPYSCMAFALLLVTSLCCSAEPISNINPQTQFVKINGYSVEVDVYKPIGLPTGAAILTHGFTRSRTTMAEHAQALVARGILVLTPDMPCTFDFRCNASAIAELVSRLRNTETFGSSTQRIMLVGFSAGGLSSLLAADTPGVVGFVGLDSFDRVLPNETERAGVVAARLLNTETLLLRAPASRCNAQAVATPWGSAIKALWRDDLIAGASHCDFEAPTDWKCRLACGETDASRQLLVRQGLLDAAARWLK; the protein is encoded by the coding sequence ATGAAATCCAACAATCCCTACTCATGCATGGCATTTGCCCTCTTATTGGTAACTAGTCTATGTTGTAGCGCTGAACCTATATCAAATATAAATCCCCAAACACAGTTCGTAAAAATCAATGGGTATTCTGTAGAGGTGGATGTCTACAAACCCATAGGCCTTCCGACTGGGGCGGCGATCTTAACCCATGGGTTTACACGAAGCCGAACTACTATGGCAGAGCACGCACAGGCATTAGTTGCTCGTGGCATTCTGGTACTGACACCAGACATGCCGTGCACTTTTGATTTTCGCTGTAATGCAAGTGCAATTGCTGAATTAGTCAGCAGGCTGCGTAATACGGAAACGTTTGGCAGTAGCACTCAGCGCATCATGCTTGTTGGATTTTCAGCGGGAGGTCTCTCTAGCTTGCTTGCTGCAGATACGCCGGGCGTCGTTGGATTTGTTGGACTAGATTCATTCGACCGAGTATTGCCCAATGAAACTGAGCGTGCAGGAGTGGTTGCAGCTCGACTCCTTAACACCGAAACCTTACTTTTAAGAGCGCCCGCATCACGTTGCAATGCACAGGCAGTGGCTACACCATGGGGCTCAGCAATTAAAGCCCTCTGGCGTGACGATCTTATTGCAGGGGCATCCCATTGTGACTTTGAAGCGCCGACCGACTGGAAATGCCGATTGGCGTGCGGCGAGACAGATGCTTCACGGCAGTTACTAGTTCGCCAGGGCCTTCTGGATGCAGCAGCTAGATGGCTTAAATAA